ATTTACTAATTCAATGGCATAAAAAAAGCCAAAGTGGATTTTGGTTGAAAAGGTCAAAAAGTctcatgaagaagatgaacaatGTAGAAATTTGTAGTTTGAACCATATAAGTCAATTCCCTAAGCTTTTGTTAGCCTTTCTTATGTTTGAACCATAATTTTCCatccaaatcaaatataatatgcttggaatattgttgttgttgttattatttgtgtAAAGAAGACCTAGAAAAAGTCTTTGAGAGAATATCCTAGTATTAAggaattaattttataaaatggaaaataaaaatcaatttttattattaatacataatccaaaacaataaattaataacatactAAACATAGTAGTTGATCATCTCATTCATTAGTACTTTTAGTAAAGCTTAGAGAATAATCAAGAtggacaaaaaatttaattaattcatagtCATTTTAAAAGGTATGAGGAGGAGACCCACATCTACAATTTGGTCCATGAAGCTTAAGATGATGTTCAGAAATATTTGAGTCCTCACCTCACCCAACCCACATTGGGAACACCCCCTTCTCCCCCATGTGACTCCCCTtctcttttacttttcattgtTTCCCCCTTTCACCTTTTTTattgaagggaaaaaaaaaagctttttaGATGTGTTCTCTCATGGACAAAACCTTCACAAAGTTCAATCTCAAAGCAAcctcttctctctctctctctctctctttgggTTATAATTTTTTCCCCTTATTTAAgacatttctttttcaattcccTTTACACATGTACAAATGCAGGAACacacattgaaaaaaaaaacatatgtcCATGACAGGAAACTTGCACTAGTGGCAAAATTATAAGGATGATAGGTTttggaaaagggaaaaaaaaagtataggtTAATAAATGAGGTTGATATCATTTTATTGTAAtgtattttagaaaaataacttCATAAGATAAAGTTTTGGGATAAATAAGTTGAATGTGtcgaaaaaatatttattgtataaatagatcgttttgaaaatgaaagatGAAAGTGCGTCCAATTGAGTGTACTTTTCGTgacaaatcaacaaaaaaattcgTCCAACTAAATGTGTTTTTATACTCTCCCttcaaaaatagtttattttcttaaatttcaagttttttttgtGAGAATAGGAGCAATAGTATTGGGAACCCCATGTTGAGAAGATTGATGCGAAGGACTAGTGCTTTCTTTTTTCCCTAATTTTCAAATGCCTTGTGCTACATCAATTCCCTGTATCTCGTGCCTTACATGACCCCTTAAATCAATTGGGAATCTCAATTTTTGACTTGAAATCTACAATCCTGTTGAATACATGCATgcgtatgtgtatatatataacatggggttttttacctaattaggatagaaaaaaaaaatactgaaatagtATGTCAgacaaaaaatttaccaaaataggttactttttcattggagcctattagataggcgccaatgaataaaataataataatttttttgattaaaatataattttatattttttaatatttttttaaaaaaatacgagTTAAAATacggtcgggtcgggtcgggtcgggtggcGCCTGTCAagtaggcgccaatgaaggagTCTGATGGACAGGCGCCAATGGctctctaattaatttttatataatgtaacttttatataattaaattttatttgattttgtatttatttaacagtaattattgattttttgaaacaaattaactgaattcattttttttattgcaGATTTGCAGGAAATGGGTtctctaattaataataataatcacatatcaagtactattaatgagatggtaataaaatttatttttgataatcatgttatttgttgaattaaattatattgtattaactattttgctaatttaataatgtcGAGGTCCGTCATCGCATTGAGGGCCGTGTTAATAGTGTAGGGTTTCGACGGATGAACGCCTAATACCATACTTAGAGTTAGCGGGTTCGGATCAGCGGCATTGATTCGGACTTTTGATCTGCGATACGACTTGATTTCCGCTTTAGTCGGCGATGGCGTCCggagacccacacatttcatctgCCGTGCGGAGAGTGTACCGTCACTCTAGAGGACGTTCTGATCTGCTCGGGCTTCCATAGACAGGAATGCGGTCACAGGCGTAAGTTCAATCTCTAGGCGGCTACCCTTTGCAATGAATTACTTGGGCGCCGCCAAGTCGGAAATTACCGGTTTGAGATTTTCATGGCTACATGCCAATTTTGAGCATTTGCCAAGTCATCGCTAATGAGCGGGAGGTGATGCGGTACATTCGAGCTTATATTATGCACCTTATAGGGGTGTACTCATCTTTGGATGCAAGCGGCGATGAAGGTCCACTTGATGTACTTACTCTTATTATCCAATTTGCATAACACTCGTTCATACAGTTGGGGGTCCGCAGTTTTAGCCATACTGTATCGCGAACTTTGTCGGACGACAAATCCTTCTGCGGTTGACATTGGCGAATGCCTCATACTGCTGCAGTCGTGGGCACTTTACCGGATGCCATTCTTGGCATCCATTAGTCATCAATCATATGTATTTTCACTCGTTAATAGGTGATGAATTTTTACtcattataataatttgttgactttttataatatattattctaACAAGTTGTTTTCGTAGGTGGAGAAGTAATCCGGGGATCGGGAGGTCACCGTCGGTTCCGATATATCGTCTACTGATTGAGAATTATGCTGGAGAAGGGGTAAATTTTTcgaatataaacttaattttattattttatctcactcGACCCGAGTTAATATAACAACGTTATTAATTGTGCAGTTCATTTGGATGTCGTATTCTGCTCCGAAAATTATGGCAGTTATGCCATCATCGGCCCGCGTCCACTCAAACCTATAGTGCATTAGCGCACCCATTATCAATTTTAACGTAGTGGAGTGGTATCATGGCAATCGAGTACTCCGACAGTTCGGTTGCATACAGTATATCCCGACACTGCCAGTACAATTGGGGGAGATCCATGGGATGAGCAAGAATGGGAGGTATGGAGATAATTGGGAAGAAGTGCACGAAGAATATATCACGATATGGAACAACCAGTTCGGGATGGTACCTCAGATGGATCGTGCTCCGGATTTGCAGCCCTCGTTAGAGTATATACAGTGGTACTGTGAGACAAGGAAACCATTTCTGTTTGGTGGGCGGTCGATTGTAGTCCTTCCGTATACGACACGAATTACGCAACCCCTTCGAGATCTGCATCATGCACCAGAGCCAGAACCAGAGCCACAGCCAGAGCGAGAGGCAGAACTACATTCTAGGGATAGTTCTTATCATCCAGAATTAGGAGGCGATGACTATTTCGTGGCCTCGTATCCACCTCAGTATAATCTCGCTGGAAGTTAGCCGCGATGTGCCGGATGCAGTAAACAGATCGCCATGGTACACCAAAACGCCTAATGGCTGCAATTAATCCTTTTCCTCTATCGGaaatgatgcaaatattatcaTTGCTAATCACATACCTCCGCAGGTTGGTAAGAAAGAACTCCCACGATTCCATGTTCTCCTTATCGACGATGGCAAATGCTATCGAGTATGCGTTCTATTCTTTGTCTTGAGCAATCGCAAGAAGTAAGATCTATGTGTATTTTCCATATAGCCAGGTTCTATCTACTTGCACAAATGgtttgcagtggggaaatgcaCGCACACATTGATCAAAagtccagaacatccgatggaaaattctttttctcgattgtaGTTGGTCATTTGGACCGTCATAAGATCGTGTCTGCAACTCAATTACAGTCCCCGGCACGTGTTCCCTCATGGCGGCTATCCATCCCTGTAATTCATTGTACGATGCATCGAAATCTCCGTACAATTGCTCcattgccatctgtttagctatccatgccttccgatatgatactcgatactggaatcgtgcttgtaTTTCAGcaatcagtaccgaaactttaatggtcagcatgtctttcaccattggcatgatgcatgtacagatagttttggagtcaagttttcgatgatcttctgtcatacatGTTAAAGTGCATGTGTGGGGCTCCACAAATTTTCGTATTTCCCACATCTGCGACTTCTGCATAAATGCAGCTCGTacccgccaattgcagccttctgccgacctccaacactctccaatatataatgttggtttaAACTCGATGACTTTGTAATCTACtgatatattcatgctataccgCTTAATCGCAAACATACATTCTTCCTTACTTTCAAATCTCTGGCCCACGCGTAACTCATCTGGATCAGAATATACGCCCATTCGGTAACCATGTGGTATTTCAGGGTACTCGAAACTCAATTTGCCCATGCCGCGACGGGTCTATCCGAGACATGTGTgccccaggattattgtgtatcacaatacgaCGAATCTGGTTTCCGACTGAAGACGCATTGACATTTCCATCCTCATTCACCCCTTCGTCGTCAATATCATCCGGGACCTCGTTTGCGTCGGGATCACTCTCACTATCCACTTCGTAATCAACAGGATCACTACTATAGTatacatcatcaccaaccacatcagtCTCGGCTGCAGCATTAAGATCAATATTTATCCCATGTATAGGTGATTGACTATCAACATACGATACCGGAACCACCATACACGGCGCTTCAACTCCATCTTCTTCACCTAATGGAGTGGGATCTTCAGTTGCCTCCACACTGACTAACTTAGCAAATAACTGAATCGATGCATTTTTGTTACTCGAAGtcccacaataaagagcgaccattgtttccacgtcttcatcgtctacaagttccatttcgataaattttattGGATCTGTTGatactggaaacttgtagaaaacttttgatatccttctcccacaacgtctataaattttttcactaattttttccttcatatcatcaaacaaGATATTTCTATCAAATCTCATTGCTACTTGtttgcgacattcaaatatacatcccacagttgttgttaaaatttctccatcgaaataaacgcatacaaaaaactgATTCTCCATTTTCAATACTAGATCTgtaaaaaaagaatttcaaatttcttaaaacagtttcaaaatgtaaacaaaatacataaaaattttaatgcaaaatttttcattcagaaactaacaaaattaataacatggcaaaataactttcaaataataaaattactaacaaaactctacattctatttaaaaaaaaccaaaatacctaatttttcttcttctttttcttccttcttttcttctgcttccttccttcttctttcttccGTTTTTGTAGTCAAATTTATGTCTGTgttgggggtatttatagagAAAAATCACAGCATTGGCGCCTCCTAATatggcaccaccattggcgcaTCCTAgataggcaccaccattggcgcctcccaaataggcaccaccattggcgccttcCAGATAGGCGCCAATACTATGTATTATACGGGTTATATACTAACCCggaaaagtataaattatattttaatcaaaaattattattattattttattcattggcgcctatctaataggctccaatgaaaaagtaacctattttggtaaattttttttctgacatactatttcagtaaattttttttctatcctAATTAGGTAAAAGACTCATATAACATGAATTGCAAAATATTACTGTAAAAGCCAACTAAATTGCTATTTTAACTCATTCTCATAGTACTTACGTTTTGCATTATCAGGAGTTGCTAAATTATTCATTACATTTACCATCCccaaattttatatcaatagcAACCCAACTGCCGTACCAATACAACTATGGAAATCTTACCAACAATttggtaaaagaaaaattatttaagtgcCAATCTCACCAACAAatcaaaactatatatatatatttaagttttcCTAAGAATTTGTccaaatgaacataaatatcGAAATTAAGAACTTATACTTTCAACCggttgaattttagtttaatttatatgattaaattttaatttaatttgtatgaatattagaGTCATTTGATtgccaagaaaatattttccgtaaaatgatttcgaaaaatattttacttttacgtaaaataatttcttggaaaatattttacggtgtttgattgaatcatgtaaaatattttttgctatttggcaaattttctgaaaatattttccggaaagttgttttgcatatattaatatgtattaataaatttttatattttaaattgtttttacatatattgcaatgatttatttataataatactcaattattaagctacaatattaatcgttataaattaaaaaaaactaacatcaaataaattatttgtaattgtgttaaaaaaacaagtattgaataattaaaaaaaacaagttactggaaaatcgataaacagaagcaattttctaccggaaatgaaggaaggaatgaaggagggaATGAAGGAGgagatagagaggagagcacggaaaatgtcttacggaaattgaaagggtaagatattttccctaaaatgtaacccattttcccttgttttggagttcattttccaaatgaaaaagGTTTTCCGCCAAttaaacgctggaaaagttggaaataaTTTTCCGGAAAATTAATTACGTCAATCAAACATACCCTTATTGTAAAGATAAAACAACGGGAGTTCGAAAAACTTTCACTTTCTAAAATATTACTCTTTAAAAGACTGTTCCCAATAAATAAATCAACCATTTTCTTGTTAGACCGCAATATGGTAAACGTTTTCACTTTTCAAAGCAAATATTAGGTGGTCAAAGAATTGGCTTTAAAGTAGATCAAATTCCCTGGTTGAATGGATGGTTcatcttaaatatatatatatatataatcaatttattttttatattaaataattataattatttatgtatgttatATGGAACATAGTATAATACGcttgttgttttatttataataattaaatgaaatgaaatttttatatataaaattatataaaatttaaatataaatataaatataaaatatcctTAAAAGGAAAAATCCCCAATTTACCACTGCGTACTCTGGTCTAAACTTATGAGATGGTAGGGGCCAACCTCATTATTATGATCGAAAATtcttgtatatttatattatattcatatatcgtgatcatatttaataataatatataaattcttttttttttctacacAATATAAGAAGGTATAGGAGCAGCAATTCgtgtcctttttttttatatagttttgtcTTTAAAGGAAGAGTTCACATTTGCTTCTCTTTTGTTTCCAGTCCAGTACAACCCCCCTACTATGATGAATGGGTACAGGGAAGACAATTCATGCTGCTATTTCCATCCTAAACAAGTAGTTATTGGGGTTTGCCCTTTGTGCTTAAACGAGAGGCTTCTTGTCTTAGCTTCAAAGCAAGGCCAGCGCTCTTCATCTTCATCCTCTACCAGAGCTGGCCGGAGTAGATTCCTTCAAGGTGTTTCACAAAAGAAACCCCACATTTACCTCCCCAACATCTTTGCTTTTGGTTCCCTTCTCAATCGTCCTCAACCTCACCTCAACCATTTGAAACCTCAAGATTTCGATGATCATGATGCTTCTACCAGTCAGGAAGGTATTTCGATTTCAACTGGGTCTTGCAAAAACTGGGTTTTTTTTCTTGGGGTATGTGTGTGTTCTTGAATATCAATTACATGCATGCATATGTCTCTTCATAGGCAAATTTATTGTCTGTGTAAATGACAAAAGTGTGGTCAAAGCTGGAAATTCAAGAATCTTATCCTGTTTTCTTCAGCTTTCCTCTGCAActtcccccccccccttttaATG
This sequence is a window from Gossypium raimondii isolate GPD5lz chromosome 5, ASM2569854v1, whole genome shotgun sequence. Protein-coding genes within it:
- the LOC105770613 gene encoding uncharacterized protein LOC105770613 — encoded protein: MMNGYREDNSCCYFHPKQVVIGVCPLCLNERLLVLASKQGQRSSSSSSTRAGRSRFLQGVSQKKPHIYLPNIFAFGSLLNRPQPHLNHLKPQDFDDHDASTSQEDSFISIKFEENGVGSWEKGKVSKVSLEHCSMSWKASLSNKSVIEHPKPGGSLRWRKRMGHLFQLVRWKRSNKAEGVKVMKKSWITRTLTKKTKE